The DNA segment GTCTTGATCATTTGACACATACGTTAAAAAGACGATAGAATTTATCGGTCAAACAGACCTTGGAAGACTTCGTTTTGTAACGAAGTATCATCATGTAGATCACCTTTTAGATGCTAAACACAATGGGAATTCACGCTTTCGCTTTAGCTTGAATTCAAATTATGTCATTAAGAATTTTGAACCAGGCACTTCTCCCTTTGAAAAACGAATTGAAGCAGCAGGTAAGGTAGCGAAAGCCCATTACCCACTTGGATTTATTCTAGCCCCTCTATATCGGCATGAAAACTGGAAGGAAGGGTACCTAGAGCTATTTGAAAAACTTGAAGCAACACTGCCAAGCTATGCAACAAAAGATTTAACGTTTGAATTAATTCAACACCGTTTTACGAAGACTGCCAAACGAACGATTTTAAAACGTTATCCAAAATCAAAACTAGAAATGAATGAAGAAGAGAGAAAATATAAATGGGGAAAATATGGGCGTGGGAAATATGTTTACCAAACAGAAGAAGCCGATGAGCTAAAGGGAACAATTGAAGGGTATATCCATAAATTCTTCCCATCCGCGAAAATAGAATACTTTACTTGATGTTTACCGTAGTTGTCCAAGCAATATGATTATAGTATAATTTTCAATTGAAGGTAACAAATGGGCTGGAGCGGAAATCGGAGGGGAAACGATGCCTACACCAAGTATGGAAGATTATTTAGAGAGAATTTATTTACTAATAGAAGATAAAGGATATGCCAGGGTTTCGGATATAGCCGAGGCGCTAGATGTCCACCCTTCCTCTGTTACGAAAATGGTTCAAAAATTAGATCAGGCTGAATATCTCATATATGAAAAATATCGTGGCTTAATCTTAACTCCAAAAGGGAAGAAAATTGGCAAACGGTTAGTTCTGCGCCATGAACTACTAGAGGAATTCTTAAAAATTATCGGTGTAAGTACTGATAATATTTACCGAGATGTCGAAGGGATTGAACATCACTTAAGTTGGGATGCGATAGACCGAATTGGCGATCTCGTTCAATTTTTTGAAGAAGATACCAAGCGAATTGAATTGCTTAGACAAGTTCAAAAGAAAAATGAAACCGAACCAAAATAACACCAAAAATCTATCTAATCTGGATAGATTTTTTTGTTTCTCGTAAGAGAATAAAATATAAGCCAAATCCAATTTAATAGCGAAAATTGAATTATGAATGGGATTATATTGTCTAATTAATCACTTAGCCTACATTAATGCATATGGTAGTAAGAAAGGGTAGGAGGTGTGTTGATTGGATTTTGATGGTGTTTTTGCTGGTGGTGGAATAAAAGCGATTGCTTTTGTAGGTGCTTTGGAAGCAATGGAGAAAAAAGGTGCGAAATTTAAGCGTTTAGCAGGTACAAGTGCAGGTGGTATTTTTTCTGCTTTAATAATAGCAGGATATACGAGTAAAGAAATATACGAAGAACTCGACAAGGTAGATTTTCAACATTTTTTAGATCCAAAAGCGTCAATTTTGCCATTCTCTTTTATGAAATGGCTTGGATTATATAAGCGACTTGGCCTTTACAAAGGATTAGAGTTTGAAGAGTGGCTAACAGAGATGTTACAGAAAAAGGGGATTTCAACCTTTGGAGATATAGAGCCAGGTTCCCTCCGATTAATAGCTTCGGACTTAACAAGAGGTCGTCTAGCTATTTTACCTGATGATCTTCCTCAATATGGGATGGTACCAGAAAAATTTTCAATTGCCCGTGCAGTTAGAATGAGTAGTAGCTTACCTTATTTCTTTGAACCAATAAAAATTTATGATGGGAAAGGACAACCGTCAATATTCGTTGATGGGGGTGTCTTAAGTAATTTTCCGATCTGGTTATTTATGAAAAAGAAAGCTATGAGGTTAGATCGACCTGTAATCGGCTTTAATTTAACGCCAAATCTAGACAAATTGCCTCCGAATAAAATAACGAACGCGGTTGAAATGTTCACCTCTTTATTTAAAACGATGCGAACTGCTCATGATATGCGTTATATTTCTGAAGAACATGCAAAAAATATCGTGTTTATTCCGGTAGATAACGTAAGTACGATTGACTTTGATTTAAAGAAAGAGGAAAAAGAGGCGTTAATTACATTAGGAAGAGAAAAAACAGAGACTTTTTTCAAAACATGGCACTAAGAAAAGCGTAAGGCAGTTAGATAGTTTTCTGCGAAAAAATTTTATTATTATCTTGAGACCTAGATATATCATATCTTTCATCGCTATTTTATAAGCAACAATCTTTGAGAAACAGCCTTTCAAAAGATTGTTGCTATTAGCTTTTAGGTTATAACCAAGCGAATGCTTGGTTCTTCACGCTTTGCGTGAAGCTTTTGAGAATAAATTAGCCCATGGGACAAATGAATTGGTCCAACGGGCTTATTTATTCTCAAAAGACGACCTAAAAAGCAACGGAGTTTACGAAAACAGCCAAAGAAAAAATCGAGCATTTAAAAAAGTGCTCGATTTTTCCTTTTATTTTTCTTTCCTTCAATCACAGTTAATGTAACGTCCGTACGCTTCTTAATAAGAGGACGGGAAAATTTTTCGTTTCTTTTTTCTTTTTATGAGGAATGACATTGCTTTTAGATGAAACCTTGACTCTTTTTGGCTGAGGCTGTGAGCTATAATAATTACCAGAACTAAGTTTATGTGCTAAAAATTTCTTTACTAAGAAGAAAATGATAGCTACGAAGACGATCATGAATAATGCTTGTTGAAATAATGCTACTGGCTCCGTATAAAGCCGATAAAATAATCCAATGATAGATAAACCTAAAACACATAAAATAAGTGGATGAAAAGAATATCGAGTCATTTTGCTCACCTCCATGTTAATTTTACAAAATGAAAAATACAAAGTATAAAGAACATTGAAAAAACCTTGCGCATTTTAGCTTTTAGTATGTTTCTTATATTATGCATAACCTGGGTTAAATGGAACAACTTATAATTATATTCTACATTAAAGAAGCATTTCCCTCTAGGAAAATAAACTTTCTACTATATAATATTCCCATTTTTATCAGCATTTACACTTCTTTTTTGAGTGAATTTTAATTGCTATAGTTTCGATTAAGAACGGTCATACTATTCGATGAGGTGATAAAAAAATGGAAAGCTTGAACAGAATAAACATGAAGAACCGATGAGTTTCAATGCAACGGTTGCTTCTATTGGATTTTTCGGTGGCTTAATCTGGAGTTTTGTTGGCTATTTGGCTTTTTTCTTTAATTTTATTCGGGTTGGTCCAGCTTTAGTATTAATGCCTTGGGCCTTGGGAGATTGGAAGAACGGTTATATCGGCCAATTAGTAGGGATTGTTGTTATTGCAATCCTATCGATTGCTGTTGCGTTCTTGTACCGATTTATATTGGCGAGATTTAATAGTATTTGGCCTGGACTTGCCTTTGGCGCTGGGTTATGGCTACTCGTGTTTTACTTCTTAAATCCCATTTTCCCAGGTTTAAAATCACTTGCTAATTTGGATTTAAATACGATAGTCACTAGTTTTTGTATTTACATACTTTATGGCCTTTTTATTGGCTACTCGATTTCTTATGAGTTTAGTGAACAGCAGAAGTAGCAAGAGGTTAACCTATTCAAAAAGGTTCAGCATATGATAGAATGTCCAATAGGGCATTCTTTTCGTTTTGACTTTAATTACCACTTGTGGCGGTGAAATGATGAAAAAGATATTAATTTTGAATGGACCAAACTTAAACAGGCTTGGCAAGCGGGAACCACATATTTATGGTTCAGAAACATTAGCAGATTTACAAGTTAGTCTTGAAAAGCTTGCTAAACAATTAGCTTGTGAAATTGCCTTTAAACAGTCTAATCATGAAGGTGAGATTATTGACTTAATCCACAAAGCTGAAGATAAAGGATATGAAGGATTAATAATAAATCCAGGTGCATTTACACACTATAGTTATGCAATTAGGGATGCTATTGCAAGTGTGTCATTTCCTACAGTTGAAGTTCATATCTCAAATGTTCATGCTAGAGAATCGTTTAGACACCAATCTGTTGTATCACCAGTTACTATAGGTCAAATTGTAGGTTTAGGAACTAAAGGTTATAAACTTGCCCTATTGTCATTAGTAAAGGAGGATTTTTGATGGAAAGATTAGTAAGGCTCCGCGAAAGTTTAAAAGAGAATGGAATCGATGGGGTTTTAGTCACGAGTGGCTATAATCGCCGTTACATCACAGGCTTTACAGGAACAGCTGGGGTTGCTCTTATTACTGAAAAAGAAGCAAAATTTATTACTGATTTTCGTTATGTTGACCAAGCGGCTGAGCAAGCTGTTCACTTTGAAATTGTTCAACACAAAGCGTCGTTAGTAGAGGAGATCGCAAATCAGCTTAACGAGTTAGGTATTAAAAAACTTGGCTTTGAGAAATCACACGTATCCTTTGCTCAATATGAGGAGTATCAAGCTGCTTTCACGAATACAACCCTTGTGCCTATTAGTGGATTGATTGAAAATTTACGCTTGCTTAAAGATGAACAAGAGATTAAGATACTAAAGGAAGCTGCAAAAATTGCTGACGCTGCCTTTGAGCATATTATTACGTACATAAAACCAGGGCTTACAGAATTAGATGTGTCGAATGAATTAGAGTTTTTCATGAGAAAACAGGGAGCAGTTTCATCATCATTTGATATTATTGTTGCTTCAGGGCTGCGCTCAGCGTTGCCGCACGGTGTTGCAACAAATAAGGTAATTAAAACGGGTGAGCTTGTAACCTTAGATTTTGGCGCATACTATAAAGGATATTGTTCAGATATTACCCGAACAGTTGCCGTCGGAAAACCATCAAATGAGCTAGAAAAAATATATCAAACAGTCCTAGAAGCGCAACTTAGAGGAATGAATGGTATTAGACCGGGAATGACTGGTAAAGAAGCAGATGCCCTCACTAGAGATTATATTACAGAACAAGGTTATGGCGAGTATTTTGGACATTCAACTGGTCACGGTCTAGGAATGGAAGTCCATGAAGGTCCCGGCCTTTCTATGAAGTCAGATACAATTCTACGACCAGGAATGGTTGTTACTGTTGAACCTGGAATTTATATTTCTGGAGTAGGTGGCACTCGTATTGAAGATGACACAGTTATTACGGAAAATGGAAACGAAACATTAACTTATTCTACAAAAGAATTATTAATAGTAGGCGAATAAGGGGAAAAATTAGGAGGAAAAGCTATGATTTCAGTAAATGATTTTAAAACAGGTTTAACAATAGAGGTTGATGGAGGTTTATGGCAGGTTGTTGATTTTCAACACGTAAAGCCAGGAAAAGGTGCAGCTTTTGTACGTTCGAAACTTCGCAATCTTCGCACAGGTGCGATCCAAGAAAAAACATTCCGTGCAGGAGAAAAAGTTTCTAAAGCACATATCGAAAATCGTCGTATGGCATATCTTTATGCAAGCGGTGATGTTCATACATTTATGGATAATGAGTCTTATGAGCAACTTGAATTATCTTCAGCACAATTACAATATGAATTAAAGTTCTTAAAAGAAAACATGGTCGTACAAGTCATGACATTCCAAGGTGAAACTCTTGGTGTTGAATTACCTAATACAGTTGAGCTAAAAGTTGCTGAGACAGAGCCTGGTATTAAAGGTGATACTTCTTCAGGTGGTACTAAGACAGCTGTTCTAGAAACAGGCTTAGTTGTACAAGTACCATTCTTTATTAATGAGGGTGAGTTACTTTTAATTGATACTCGTAATGCAGCTTATATGTCAAGAGCTTAAATAAAACTGGTTAATCACGCAAAAAACCTTTCATTAAATGAAAGGTTTTTTGACTTAGAGGGACTACCTCTCTCAAGTAAAGTGACTTGCATAGGTCGACAACTGTCGATCTTTTTTGTCGAGAAAAAGGTTTTAAGAATTTTCAAAAAACAAGCATTGTTTTCTTTAATAACGGGTATGTATGGTTGTAAGGTGTTATTAAATAATAAAGGGGTGTTTATTATGGACAAAAAAGTGAAGAAATTCAAGGACGGACTGCAAATTTCATATTACGAATTCTCTAAAGATATTGTTTGTGTAGAGGTAAACCAGCACGGGAAGAACATGGGTCAATTTTGTTCAGATGTATCATACTTCGAAGAGTGGGATGAGAACGATCTACTCCAATTAACCGAAACGCATATTAAGCAAGTGAAAAATTCGGGGAACTCTAAAAATAAAAACCGCAAGAAAATTGACCAATACGAAATTGAATATTACTCATATTTTGATGGGATGTTCTGTGTCGATGTTTATAAGGATGATAACCAAGTTTGTGCCTTTTGTTCGGATAAACATTCTTTCGAAGAGTGGATGGAAGAAGAAGCAGCATTATTAAGTGTGATCCAGGGGCAAATTAGATGAAGTGTAGAGTGTAGAGTGTAGAGTTTTCGAAAGCAAAACTCTATCAAAGACTCTACACTTTCAACTATAAACTAAAGACTAAAGCACGTACTTACATTAATTGTAGGTAGGTGTTTTTTTTGCTGTTCTAAAATTAATTCGTATTCATAAGCTTGTACTACACGTGAAAAAACAAAACTGTTAATTACGCATTTGGGGTGGAGTAAATGAAAAACTGGCTTGCTGCTGTAGAAACAGCTGTTCTCGGAATGGTTATTTTAAGAATGATTTCTGGGTTAATTGAAATTACCGCTGCAACTCTAATGCTGAGATTTAATGCAGTTGATAAAGCGGTCATGATTAATGCATCGTTAGCAATCGTTGGTCCAATTATTTTAATTTTAACAATGAGTATTGGCTTAGTTGGAATGGCGGATAAGCTCTCCTTTAGTAAACTCTTTTTAATTGGTTTAGGAGTTTTACTTATTCTAATTGGAGTTCGACGGTAAACCATTCAATTGATAGTCATATTATGGTCAAGCCTGCATACATTTTCAATAGTAAGACAAGTTAATGAACTTCATTACTAGTTTTGACTGGCTAATTATTTTATACAAGTCTAAATGGAAGTTGGGTTTGAGATGAATGAGATTTTAGCTGTTTTACCAGAAAAAATCAAAGAAATTGTGATGAACTTACCTGCTACCATCAGGGAACGGATTGAAGAAATAAGAATTCGGATTTCTCGACCGCTTGAAATTGTGGTTGATGGCAAACCTGTTTTTCCAAGTCAGTTCGATAACCAATATCTTATTTCAGCTAGTGACGCAATACATTTACTTAATCAGTTAAGTGATTATTCTTTATACGCCTTAGAAGAAGAATTAAAAAGAGGGTATATAACCATCCGCGGGGGGCACCGTGTCGGGCTTGCTGGAAAAGTGATCACAGAAAAAGGACAAGTGAAGGCAATTCGCGATATTAGCTCGTTTAATATTCGGGTTGCTAGACAAAAGATTGGCGTCGCTGAAACCTATATCAATTATTTATATAACAATGATGAATGGCATAATACATTAATCGTTGGTCCGCCTCAAACAGGGAAAACAACATTGCTAAGAGATTTAGCACGGATTATCAGTGAAGGAAAAGGAGTTATTCCTTCGATGAAAATTGGGGTTGTAGATGAACGTTCTGAAATTGCAGGTTCTGTAAAAGGAATTCCTCAACACCGCTTAGGTCATAGAGTTGATGTTCTCGATGCTTGTCCCAAAGCTGAAGGAATGATGATGCTGATTAGATCAATGAGTCCTCAAGTTCTGATAGTAGATGAAATTGGCAGAAAAGAGGATAGTGAGGCGATTATGGAAGCCATTCATTCCGGTGTGAAAATTATAACAACTGTGCATGGAAATAAGTTGGAAGATGTTATGGATCGACCAACCTTAAGACCATTGTTGAATATGAATGTCTTTACGCGATGCATAGAGTTAACGAGGGGCTTTCAGCCTGGTAAAGTGAAGCGAATTAGGGATGAAAACGGAAAAGACGTGGTGAGGATACAGTGAAAATACTAGGAGCTATTTTAATTTTAATCGCTACAACTTGGGTAGGTTTTGAGTTTGCTAGAAGGTTAACGGAACGACCAAGACAACTAAGACACTTAAAAGTTGCCTTGCAATCTCTTGAGTCCGAGATCATGTACGGGCTTACGCCGTTAGCTGAGGCTTGCGAACATATTGCCAAACAACTTCCAAAGCCGCTATCGTACTTTTTCACATGTTTTTCCGAAAGGTTAAATATGGGTGAGGTAAGTGTACATAAAGCTTGGGAGGAAAGTTTAAAGGATACCTGGCATTTAACTGCATTAGGAAATGGGGAGCTAGAAGTGATGAGCCAGTTTGGTGCAACGTTAGGTCAACATGATCGTGAGCATCAACAAAAGCAAATTCGCTTAACTTTAAATCATTTAGAAAGGGAAGAAGGAGACGCCATTGAATCACAAAACCGTTATGAAAAAATGCTGAAAAGCCTTGGTTTTTTATCAGGATTATTGATTGTTATTTTGATGATGTAGGCTTTTAGGCTGAGGAGGGAGAGAATCATGGGCTACGATGTTAACACAATATTTCAAATAGCAGGAATTGGGATTGTTGTTGCAATGATCCATACCGTTTTGAAGCAGATGGGTAAAGAAGACTGGGCTCACTGGGTAACATTAATAGGTTTTGTAGTTGTCCTTTATATGGTTGCTTCAATCGTTGATAACTTGTTTCAAAAAATAAAGGGTGTCTTTCTCTTTCAATAAGGGAGGTGTTCGCCATTGAAATTATACAGATAGTCGGCTTAGGGTTAATCACAACATTTTTAGCCCTAGTAGTAAAAGAACAAAAACCAATCTTTGCATTTTTATTAACAGTTTTCGTAGGCGTGCTAATCTTTATTTTCCTAATTGATCAAAT comes from the Anaerobacillus sp. CMMVII genome and includes:
- the efp gene encoding elongation factor P, whose amino-acid sequence is MISVNDFKTGLTIEVDGGLWQVVDFQHVKPGKGAAFVRSKLRNLRTGAIQEKTFRAGEKVSKAHIENRRMAYLYASGDVHTFMDNESYEQLELSSAQLQYELKFLKENMVVQVMTFQGETLGVELPNTVELKVAETEPGIKGDTSSGGTKTAVLETGLVVQVPFFINEGELLLIDTRNAAYMSRA
- the mntR gene encoding transcriptional regulator MntR — translated: MPTPSMEDYLERIYLLIEDKGYARVSDIAEALDVHPSSVTKMVQKLDQAEYLIYEKYRGLILTPKGKKIGKRLVLRHELLEEFLKIIGVSTDNIYRDVEGIEHHLSWDAIDRIGDLVQFFEEDTKRIELLRQVQKKNETEPK
- a CDS encoding patatin-like phospholipase family protein, whose amino-acid sequence is MDFDGVFAGGGIKAIAFVGALEAMEKKGAKFKRLAGTSAGGIFSALIIAGYTSKEIYEELDKVDFQHFLDPKASILPFSFMKWLGLYKRLGLYKGLEFEEWLTEMLQKKGISTFGDIEPGSLRLIASDLTRGRLAILPDDLPQYGMVPEKFSIARAVRMSSSLPYFFEPIKIYDGKGQPSIFVDGGVLSNFPIWLFMKKKAMRLDRPVIGFNLTPNLDKLPPNKITNAVEMFTSLFKTMRTAHDMRYISEEHAKNIVFIPVDNVSTIDFDLKKEEKEALITLGREKTETFFKTWH
- the aroQ gene encoding type II 3-dehydroquinate dehydratase; the encoded protein is MKKILILNGPNLNRLGKREPHIYGSETLADLQVSLEKLAKQLACEIAFKQSNHEGEIIDLIHKAEDKGYEGLIINPGAFTHYSYAIRDAIASVSFPTVEVHISNVHARESFRHQSVVSPVTIGQIVGLGTKGYKLALLSLVKEDF
- the spoIIIAC gene encoding stage III sporulation protein AC produces the protein MGYDVNTIFQIAGIGIVVAMIHTVLKQMGKEDWAHWVTLIGFVVVLYMVASIVDNLFQKIKGVFLFQ
- a CDS encoding Xaa-Pro peptidase family protein; translation: MERLVRLRESLKENGIDGVLVTSGYNRRYITGFTGTAGVALITEKEAKFITDFRYVDQAAEQAVHFEIVQHKASLVEEIANQLNELGIKKLGFEKSHVSFAQYEEYQAAFTNTTLVPISGLIENLRLLKDEQEIKILKEAAKIADAAFEHIITYIKPGLTELDVSNELEFFMRKQGAVSSSFDIIVASGLRSALPHGVATNKVIKTGELVTLDFGAYYKGYCSDITRTVAVGKPSNELEKIYQTVLEAQLRGMNGIRPGMTGKEADALTRDYITEQGYGEYFGHSTGHGLGMEVHEGPGLSMKSDTILRPGMVVTVEPGIYISGVGGTRIEDDTVITENGNETLTYSTKELLIVGE
- the spoIIIAB gene encoding stage III sporulation protein SpoIIIAB; the encoded protein is MKILGAILILIATTWVGFEFARRLTERPRQLRHLKVALQSLESEIMYGLTPLAEACEHIAKQLPKPLSYFFTCFSERLNMGEVSVHKAWEESLKDTWHLTALGNGELEVMSQFGATLGQHDREHQQKQIRLTLNHLEREEGDAIESQNRYEKMLKSLGFLSGLLIVILMM
- a CDS encoding YqhV family protein; translated protein: MKNWLAAVETAVLGMVILRMISGLIEITAATLMLRFNAVDKAVMINASLAIVGPIILILTMSIGLVGMADKLSFSKLFLIGLGVLLILIGVRR
- the spoIIIAA gene encoding stage III sporulation protein AA; translation: MNEILAVLPEKIKEIVMNLPATIRERIEEIRIRISRPLEIVVDGKPVFPSQFDNQYLISASDAIHLLNQLSDYSLYALEEELKRGYITIRGGHRVGLAGKVITEKGQVKAIRDISSFNIRVARQKIGVAETYINYLYNNDEWHNTLIVGPPQTGKTTLLRDLARIISEGKGVIPSMKIGVVDERSEIAGSVKGIPQHRLGHRVDVLDACPKAEGMMMLIRSMSPQVLIVDEIGRKEDSEAIMEAIHSGVKIITTVHGNKLEDVMDRPTLRPLLNMNVFTRCIELTRGFQPGKVKRIRDENGKDVVRIQ
- a CDS encoding SA1362 family protein — translated: MTRYSFHPLILCVLGLSIIGLFYRLYTEPVALFQQALFMIVFVAIIFFLVKKFLAHKLSSGNYYSSQPQPKRVKVSSKSNVIPHKKKKETKNFPVLLLRSVRTLH